The Helianthus annuus cultivar XRQ/B chromosome 16, HanXRQr2.0-SUNRISE, whole genome shotgun sequence genome includes a window with the following:
- the LOC110918485 gene encoding uncharacterized protein LOC110918485 isoform X3: protein MSNTNPTQRKRKYKGRAPPGPDQAVISWKEEEFNNLVGGMGFRPEWGAQYPPVGSTALDAPPGHITLYAAFFREGSFRLPITKFTASVLRGYGLHISQLNAIGLPRITHFEYVCRAYRIEPTFQMFNVFYSVTYASGFYSFQARSGVAPVCSMPLKSLHDWKQKFFYIRRGVIPIDMPYRQVGQGIPKVDVMEDYGAQDWFKRITQKATAISQLDEMALVGAGMSLLWVPKNPLGQPVYSYQGKFGYSLLNVLDPKAAGAMVEAIQAEGNPTWLDQIRGRFLHPTDESLNRYASEVLGTAQGNAAEPVHEVVGDDDDVEVAVDSSARLESRKKARTDKSGRREGKTEGKAAGSSRKQLSTLPCLDYVVVSDTLSGLGAGERSRESDPDDSATLTEHMRKKALEDHKRRLDEQSAAHFAAKKAKLHKEAPPAPSESEIDLGVFSGGHGNLLEELYAASAPPTAAKFGKKPRMVDISQITPPASPHRGQLV from the exons ATGTCTAACACGAATCCCACCCAACGGAAAAGAAAATATAAGGGGAGGGCTCCTCCCGGTCCTGACCAGGCGGTCATTAGTTGGAAGGAGGAGGAGTTCAATAATCTGGTTGGGGGTATGGGTTTCCGTCCCGAGTGGGGAGCCCAGTATCCTCCTGTTGGTTCTACTGCCTTGGACGCTCCTCCGGGCCATATTACGTTATATGCTGCGTTTTTCCGGGAAGGTAGTTTCAGATTACCTATTACAAAGTTCACCGCTTCTGTGTTGAGGGGCTATGGGCTTCATATTTCACAACTGAATGCTATTGGGCTTCCACGCATTACTCACTTTGAGTATGTCTGTAGGGCTTATCGTATTGAGCCTACGTTTCAGATGTTCAATGTGTTTTATAGTGTGACGTATGCTAGCGGTTTCTATTCGTTTCAAGCACGATCGGGTGTTGCTCCGGTGTGCTCCATGCCTTTGAAGAGTCTTCATGACTGGAAGCAGAAATTTTTCTACATCCGCCGTGGTGTAATCCCGATAGATATGCCTTATCGGCAGGTGGGTCAAGGGATTCCAAAGGTAGATGTTATGGAGGATTATGGTGCCCAGGACTGGTTCAAGAGGATAACCCAGAAGGCGACTGCTATTTCTCAACTGGATGAGATGGCCCTGGTTGGTGCTGGGATGAGTTTGTTGTGGGTGCCCAAGAATCCATTGGGTCAGCCCGTCTACAGTTATCAGGGCAAAT TTGGTTACAGCTTGTTGAATGTCCTGGACCCTAAGGCGgcgggtgccatggttgaagcTATCCAAGCGGAAGGGAACCCGACGTGGTTAGACCAGATTCGGGGTCGTTTTTTGCATCCAACGGATGAGAGCTTGAATAGATATGCTAGCGAGGTTCTAG gtaccgcgcAAGGCAATGCTGCTGAACCCGTGCATGAGGTTgtcggtgatgatgatgatgtagaggTGGCTGTTGACTCGTCTGCTCGGTTGGAGTCAAGGAAGAAGGCGAGAACTGATAAGTCTGGGAGGAGAGAGGGAAAGACTGAGGGTAAAGCTGCTGGTTCTTCTCGTAAGCAACTCTCTACTCTTCCTTGTCTAGATTATGTGGTAGTTTCTGACACGTTGTCTGGCCTAGGGGCTGGTGAGAGGAGTCGAGAGTCGGATCCTGACGACAGTGCTACTCTGACTGAACATATGAGGAAAAAGGCCCTCGAGGATCACAAGCGCAGGCTTGATGAACAGTCTGCTGCTCATTTTGCTGCTAAAAAGGCGAAACTCCATAAGGAGGCCCCCCCAGCACCCTCGGAGTCTGAGATTGATCTTGGGGTTTTTAGTGGAGGACATGGCAATCTTTTGGAAGAGCTATATGCTGCATCTGCCCCTCCTACTG CGGCCAAGTTTGGCAAGAAACCTCGTATGGTGGATATTTCTCAAATTACGCCACCTGCTTCTCCCCATCGAGGACAGTTGGTTTGA
- the LOC110918485 gene encoding uncharacterized protein LOC110918485 isoform X2, producing MSNTNPTQRKRKYKGRAPPGPDQAVISWKEEEFNNLVGGMGFRPEWGAQYPPVGSTALDAPPGHITLYAAFFREGSFRLPITKFTASVLRGYGLHISQLNAIGLPRITHFEYVCRAYRIEPTFQMFNVFYSVTYASGFYSFQARSGVAPVCSMPLKSLHDWKQKFFYIRRGVIPIDMPYRQVGQGIPKVDVMEDYGAQDWFKRITQKATAISQLDEMALVGAGMSLLWVPKNPLGQPVYSYQGKFGYSLLNVLDPKAAGAMVEAIQAEGNPTWLDQIRGRFLHPTDESLNRYASEVLGEDVWNDSVDPGREGVIVLSSGSSDQNFEDLTSRCARAGTAQGNAAEPVHEVVGDDDDVEVAVDSSARLESRKKARTDKSGRREGKTEGKAAGSSRAGERSRESDPDDSATLTEHMRKKALEDHKRRLDEQSAAHFAAKKAKLHKEAPPAPSESEIDLGVFSGGHGNLLEELYAASAPPTAAKFGKKPRMVDISQITPPASPHRGQLV from the exons ATGTCTAACACGAATCCCACCCAACGGAAAAGAAAATATAAGGGGAGGGCTCCTCCCGGTCCTGACCAGGCGGTCATTAGTTGGAAGGAGGAGGAGTTCAATAATCTGGTTGGGGGTATGGGTTTCCGTCCCGAGTGGGGAGCCCAGTATCCTCCTGTTGGTTCTACTGCCTTGGACGCTCCTCCGGGCCATATTACGTTATATGCTGCGTTTTTCCGGGAAGGTAGTTTCAGATTACCTATTACAAAGTTCACCGCTTCTGTGTTGAGGGGCTATGGGCTTCATATTTCACAACTGAATGCTATTGGGCTTCCACGCATTACTCACTTTGAGTATGTCTGTAGGGCTTATCGTATTGAGCCTACGTTTCAGATGTTCAATGTGTTTTATAGTGTGACGTATGCTAGCGGTTTCTATTCGTTTCAAGCACGATCGGGTGTTGCTCCGGTGTGCTCCATGCCTTTGAAGAGTCTTCATGACTGGAAGCAGAAATTTTTCTACATCCGCCGTGGTGTAATCCCGATAGATATGCCTTATCGGCAGGTGGGTCAAGGGATTCCAAAGGTAGATGTTATGGAGGATTATGGTGCCCAGGACTGGTTCAAGAGGATAACCCAGAAGGCGACTGCTATTTCTCAACTGGATGAGATGGCCCTGGTTGGTGCTGGGATGAGTTTGTTGTGGGTGCCCAAGAATCCATTGGGTCAGCCCGTCTACAGTTATCAGGGCAAAT TTGGTTACAGCTTGTTGAATGTCCTGGACCCTAAGGCGgcgggtgccatggttgaagcTATCCAAGCGGAAGGGAACCCGACGTGGTTAGACCAGATTCGGGGTCGTTTTTTGCATCCAACGGATGAGAGCTTGAATAGATATGCTAGCGAGGTTCTAGGTGAAGATGTTTGGAATGACTCTGTCGACCCGGGTCGAGAGGGGGTTATTGTCCTTTCAAGTGGAAGTTCTGACCAAAACTTTGAAGATCTAACCTCTCGttgcgcgcgtgcaggtaccgcgcAAGGCAATGCTGCTGAACCCGTGCATGAGGTTgtcggtgatgatgatgatgtagaggTGGCTGTTGACTCGTCTGCTCGGTTGGAGTCAAGGAAGAAGGCGAGAACTGATAAGTCTGGGAGGAGAGAGGGAAAGACTGAGGGTAAAGCTGCTGGTTCTTCTC GGGCTGGTGAGAGGAGTCGAGAGTCGGATCCTGACGACAGTGCTACTCTGACTGAACATATGAGGAAAAAGGCCCTCGAGGATCACAAGCGCAGGCTTGATGAACAGTCTGCTGCTCATTTTGCTGCTAAAAAGGCGAAACTCCATAAGGAGGCCCCCCCAGCACCCTCGGAGTCTGAGATTGATCTTGGGGTTTTTAGTGGAGGACATGGCAATCTTTTGGAAGAGCTATATGCTGCATCTGCCCCTCCTACTG CGGCCAAGTTTGGCAAGAAACCTCGTATGGTGGATATTTCTCAAATTACGCCACCTGCTTCTCCCCATCGAGGACAGTTGGTTTGA
- the LOC110918484 gene encoding homeobox protein knotted-1-like 3 isoform X1: MLQRNRPAIAMAFHPNQPQPHFSDNNSLFQLISSPDLNRKVSGAGQVDNNTGHADVPAAGDGGGAVMNWQFASQKGEVLSHPLYEQLLAAHVACLRIATPVDQLPRIDAQLAQSQQIVAKYSGLGNFDPDDKELDQFMTHYVLLLCSFKEQLQQHVRVHAMEAVMACWEIEQSLQSLTGVSPGEGTGATMSDDDEDQVDSDVNLFDGSLDGQDSMGFGPLVPTESERSLMERVRQELKHDLKQGYKEKIVDIREEILRKRRAGKLPGDTTSVLKAWWQSHAKWPYPTEEDKARLVEETGLQLKQINNWFINQRKRNWHSNPSSSTALKTKRKRNNAGDRDDDRLM; encoded by the exons ATGCTACAGCGTAACCGTCCGGCTATAGCAATGGCATTTCATCCTAACCAACCGCAACCGCATTTCTCCGACAACAACTCCCTATTCCAACTGATATCTTCACCTGATTTGAACAGAAAGGTCTCCGGCGCCGGTCAG GTGGATAACAACACCGGCCACGCTGACGTACCTGCCGCCGGCGACGGTGGCGGAGCGGTTATGAATTGGCAATTCGCGAGTCAAAAAGGCGAGGTACTGTCGCATCCGCTGTACGAGCAGCTGTTAGCAGCTCACGTTGCTTGTTTGCGCATCGCAACGCCGGTCGATCAGCTGCCGAGAATCGATGCTCAGCTCGCGCAGTCGCAGCAGATCGTTGCCAAGTATTCAGGTCTCGGTAACTTTGATCCTGATGATAAGGAGCTCGATCAGTTTATG ACACATTATGTTCTGTTGCTTTGTTCTTTTAAAGAACAATTACAACAACATGTCCGAGTTCATGCAATGGAAGCAGTAATGGCCTGCTGGGAGATCGAGCAGTCCTTACAAAGCTTAACAG GAGTATCACCTGGAGAAGGGACTGGGGCAACAATGTCTGATGACGATGAAGATCAAGTAGACAGTGATGTCAATTTGTTTGATGGAAGTTTGGATGGACAAGACAGCATGGGATTCGGCCCGCTTGTTCCAACCGAGAGCGAGAGATCGTTGATGGAGCGCGTAAGGCAAGAACTAAAGCATGATCTCAAACAG GGTTACAAAGAGAAGATTGTGGACATAAGAGAGGAGATCTTACGCAAGAGGAGAGCGGGGAAACTGCCTGGTGATACCACCTCTGTTCTAAAAGCTTGGTGGCAATCACATGCCAAATGGCCATATCCTACT GAAGAAGACAAGGCGCGATTGGTTGAGGAAACAGGGCTACAGttgaagcagataaacaattggttTATCAATCAGAGGAAGCGCAACTGGCACAGCAATCCTTCCTCTTCTACGGCTTTAAAGACCAAACGCAAAAG AAACAATGCAGGTGACCGTGATGATGATCGTTTAATGTAA
- the LOC110918484 gene encoding homeobox protein knotted-1-like 3 isoform X2, protein MLQRNRPAIAMAFHPNQPQPHFSDNNSLFQLISSPDLNRKVSGAGQVDNNTGHADVPAAGDGGGAVMNWQFASQKGEVLSHPLYEQLLAAHVACLRIATPVDQLPRIDAQLAQSQQIVAKYSGLGNFDPDDKELDQFMTHYVLLLCSFKEQLQQHVRVHAMEAVMACWEIEQSLQSLTGVSPGEGTGATMSDDDEDQVDSDVNLFDGSLDGQDSMGFGPLVPTESERSLMERVRQELKHDLKQGYKEKIVDIREEILRKRRAGKLPGDTTSVLKAWWQSHAKWPYPTEEDKARLVEETGLQLKQINNWFINQRKRNWHSNPSSSTALKTKRKRCHE, encoded by the exons ATGCTACAGCGTAACCGTCCGGCTATAGCAATGGCATTTCATCCTAACCAACCGCAACCGCATTTCTCCGACAACAACTCCCTATTCCAACTGATATCTTCACCTGATTTGAACAGAAAGGTCTCCGGCGCCGGTCAG GTGGATAACAACACCGGCCACGCTGACGTACCTGCCGCCGGCGACGGTGGCGGAGCGGTTATGAATTGGCAATTCGCGAGTCAAAAAGGCGAGGTACTGTCGCATCCGCTGTACGAGCAGCTGTTAGCAGCTCACGTTGCTTGTTTGCGCATCGCAACGCCGGTCGATCAGCTGCCGAGAATCGATGCTCAGCTCGCGCAGTCGCAGCAGATCGTTGCCAAGTATTCAGGTCTCGGTAACTTTGATCCTGATGATAAGGAGCTCGATCAGTTTATG ACACATTATGTTCTGTTGCTTTGTTCTTTTAAAGAACAATTACAACAACATGTCCGAGTTCATGCAATGGAAGCAGTAATGGCCTGCTGGGAGATCGAGCAGTCCTTACAAAGCTTAACAG GAGTATCACCTGGAGAAGGGACTGGGGCAACAATGTCTGATGACGATGAAGATCAAGTAGACAGTGATGTCAATTTGTTTGATGGAAGTTTGGATGGACAAGACAGCATGGGATTCGGCCCGCTTGTTCCAACCGAGAGCGAGAGATCGTTGATGGAGCGCGTAAGGCAAGAACTAAAGCATGATCTCAAACAG GGTTACAAAGAGAAGATTGTGGACATAAGAGAGGAGATCTTACGCAAGAGGAGAGCGGGGAAACTGCCTGGTGATACCACCTCTGTTCTAAAAGCTTGGTGGCAATCACATGCCAAATGGCCATATCCTACT GAAGAAGACAAGGCGCGATTGGTTGAGGAAACAGGGCTACAGttgaagcagataaacaattggttTATCAATCAGAGGAAGCGCAACTGGCACAGCAATCCTTCCTCTTCTACGGCTTTAAAGACCAAACGCAAAAG gtgtcacgaatga
- the LOC110918484 gene encoding homeobox protein knotted-1-like 3 isoform X4, with the protein MNWQFASQKGEVLSHPLYEQLLAAHVACLRIATPVDQLPRIDAQLAQSQQIVAKYSGLGNFDPDDKELDQFMTHYVLLLCSFKEQLQQHVRVHAMEAVMACWEIEQSLQSLTGVSPGEGTGATMSDDDEDQVDSDVNLFDGSLDGQDSMGFGPLVPTESERSLMERVRQELKHDLKQGYKEKIVDIREEILRKRRAGKLPGDTTSVLKAWWQSHAKWPYPTEEDKARLVEETGLQLKQINNWFINQRKRNWHSNPSSSTALKTKRKRNNAGDRDDDRLM; encoded by the exons ATGAATTGGCAATTCGCGAGTCAAAAAGGCGAGGTACTGTCGCATCCGCTGTACGAGCAGCTGTTAGCAGCTCACGTTGCTTGTTTGCGCATCGCAACGCCGGTCGATCAGCTGCCGAGAATCGATGCTCAGCTCGCGCAGTCGCAGCAGATCGTTGCCAAGTATTCAGGTCTCGGTAACTTTGATCCTGATGATAAGGAGCTCGATCAGTTTATG ACACATTATGTTCTGTTGCTTTGTTCTTTTAAAGAACAATTACAACAACATGTCCGAGTTCATGCAATGGAAGCAGTAATGGCCTGCTGGGAGATCGAGCAGTCCTTACAAAGCTTAACAG GAGTATCACCTGGAGAAGGGACTGGGGCAACAATGTCTGATGACGATGAAGATCAAGTAGACAGTGATGTCAATTTGTTTGATGGAAGTTTGGATGGACAAGACAGCATGGGATTCGGCCCGCTTGTTCCAACCGAGAGCGAGAGATCGTTGATGGAGCGCGTAAGGCAAGAACTAAAGCATGATCTCAAACAG GGTTACAAAGAGAAGATTGTGGACATAAGAGAGGAGATCTTACGCAAGAGGAGAGCGGGGAAACTGCCTGGTGATACCACCTCTGTTCTAAAAGCTTGGTGGCAATCACATGCCAAATGGCCATATCCTACT GAAGAAGACAAGGCGCGATTGGTTGAGGAAACAGGGCTACAGttgaagcagataaacaattggttTATCAATCAGAGGAAGCGCAACTGGCACAGCAATCCTTCCTCTTCTACGGCTTTAAAGACCAAACGCAAAAG AAACAATGCAGGTGACCGTGATGATGATCGTTTAATGTAA
- the LOC110918484 gene encoding homeobox protein knotted-1-like 3 isoform X3, whose product MLQRNRPAIAMAFHPNQPQPHFSDNNSLFQLISSPDLNRKVSGAGQVDNNTGHADVPAAGDGGGAVMNWQFASQKGEVLSHPLYEQLLAAHVACLRIATPVDQLPRIDAQLAQSQQIVAKYSGLGNFDPDDKELDQFMTHYVLLLCSFKEQLQQHVRVHAMEAVMACWEIEQSLQSLTGVSPGEGTGATMSDDDEDQVDSDVNLFDGSLDGQDSMGFGPLVPTESERSLMERVRQELKHDLKQGYKEKIVDIREEILRKRRAGKLPGDTTSVLKAWWQSHAKWPYPTEEDKARLVEETGLQLKQINNWFINQRKRNWHSNPSSSTALKTKRKR is encoded by the exons ATGCTACAGCGTAACCGTCCGGCTATAGCAATGGCATTTCATCCTAACCAACCGCAACCGCATTTCTCCGACAACAACTCCCTATTCCAACTGATATCTTCACCTGATTTGAACAGAAAGGTCTCCGGCGCCGGTCAG GTGGATAACAACACCGGCCACGCTGACGTACCTGCCGCCGGCGACGGTGGCGGAGCGGTTATGAATTGGCAATTCGCGAGTCAAAAAGGCGAGGTACTGTCGCATCCGCTGTACGAGCAGCTGTTAGCAGCTCACGTTGCTTGTTTGCGCATCGCAACGCCGGTCGATCAGCTGCCGAGAATCGATGCTCAGCTCGCGCAGTCGCAGCAGATCGTTGCCAAGTATTCAGGTCTCGGTAACTTTGATCCTGATGATAAGGAGCTCGATCAGTTTATG ACACATTATGTTCTGTTGCTTTGTTCTTTTAAAGAACAATTACAACAACATGTCCGAGTTCATGCAATGGAAGCAGTAATGGCCTGCTGGGAGATCGAGCAGTCCTTACAAAGCTTAACAG GAGTATCACCTGGAGAAGGGACTGGGGCAACAATGTCTGATGACGATGAAGATCAAGTAGACAGTGATGTCAATTTGTTTGATGGAAGTTTGGATGGACAAGACAGCATGGGATTCGGCCCGCTTGTTCCAACCGAGAGCGAGAGATCGTTGATGGAGCGCGTAAGGCAAGAACTAAAGCATGATCTCAAACAG GGTTACAAAGAGAAGATTGTGGACATAAGAGAGGAGATCTTACGCAAGAGGAGAGCGGGGAAACTGCCTGGTGATACCACCTCTGTTCTAAAAGCTTGGTGGCAATCACATGCCAAATGGCCATATCCTACT GAAGAAGACAAGGCGCGATTGGTTGAGGAAACAGGGCTACAGttgaagcagataaacaattggttTATCAATCAGAGGAAGCGCAACTGGCACAGCAATCCTTCCTCTTCTACGGCTTTAAAGACCAAACGCAAAAG GTGA
- the LOC110918485 gene encoding uncharacterized protein LOC110918485 isoform X1, translating to MSNTNPTQRKRKYKGRAPPGPDQAVISWKEEEFNNLVGGMGFRPEWGAQYPPVGSTALDAPPGHITLYAAFFREGSFRLPITKFTASVLRGYGLHISQLNAIGLPRITHFEYVCRAYRIEPTFQMFNVFYSVTYASGFYSFQARSGVAPVCSMPLKSLHDWKQKFFYIRRGVIPIDMPYRQVGQGIPKVDVMEDYGAQDWFKRITQKATAISQLDEMALVGAGMSLLWVPKNPLGQPVYSYQGKFGYSLLNVLDPKAAGAMVEAIQAEGNPTWLDQIRGRFLHPTDESLNRYASEVLGEDVWNDSVDPGREGVIVLSSGSSDQNFEDLTSRCARAGTAQGNAAEPVHEVVGDDDDVEVAVDSSARLESRKKARTDKSGRREGKTEGKAAGSSRKQLSTLPCLDYVVVSDTLSGLGAGERSRESDPDDSATLTEHMRKKALEDHKRRLDEQSAAHFAAKKAKLHKEAPPAPSESEIDLGVFSGGHGNLLEELYAASAPPTAAKFGKKPRMVDISQITPPASPHRGQLV from the exons ATGTCTAACACGAATCCCACCCAACGGAAAAGAAAATATAAGGGGAGGGCTCCTCCCGGTCCTGACCAGGCGGTCATTAGTTGGAAGGAGGAGGAGTTCAATAATCTGGTTGGGGGTATGGGTTTCCGTCCCGAGTGGGGAGCCCAGTATCCTCCTGTTGGTTCTACTGCCTTGGACGCTCCTCCGGGCCATATTACGTTATATGCTGCGTTTTTCCGGGAAGGTAGTTTCAGATTACCTATTACAAAGTTCACCGCTTCTGTGTTGAGGGGCTATGGGCTTCATATTTCACAACTGAATGCTATTGGGCTTCCACGCATTACTCACTTTGAGTATGTCTGTAGGGCTTATCGTATTGAGCCTACGTTTCAGATGTTCAATGTGTTTTATAGTGTGACGTATGCTAGCGGTTTCTATTCGTTTCAAGCACGATCGGGTGTTGCTCCGGTGTGCTCCATGCCTTTGAAGAGTCTTCATGACTGGAAGCAGAAATTTTTCTACATCCGCCGTGGTGTAATCCCGATAGATATGCCTTATCGGCAGGTGGGTCAAGGGATTCCAAAGGTAGATGTTATGGAGGATTATGGTGCCCAGGACTGGTTCAAGAGGATAACCCAGAAGGCGACTGCTATTTCTCAACTGGATGAGATGGCCCTGGTTGGTGCTGGGATGAGTTTGTTGTGGGTGCCCAAGAATCCATTGGGTCAGCCCGTCTACAGTTATCAGGGCAAAT TTGGTTACAGCTTGTTGAATGTCCTGGACCCTAAGGCGgcgggtgccatggttgaagcTATCCAAGCGGAAGGGAACCCGACGTGGTTAGACCAGATTCGGGGTCGTTTTTTGCATCCAACGGATGAGAGCTTGAATAGATATGCTAGCGAGGTTCTAGGTGAAGATGTTTGGAATGACTCTGTCGACCCGGGTCGAGAGGGGGTTATTGTCCTTTCAAGTGGAAGTTCTGACCAAAACTTTGAAGATCTAACCTCTCGttgcgcgcgtgcaggtaccgcgcAAGGCAATGCTGCTGAACCCGTGCATGAGGTTgtcggtgatgatgatgatgtagaggTGGCTGTTGACTCGTCTGCTCGGTTGGAGTCAAGGAAGAAGGCGAGAACTGATAAGTCTGGGAGGAGAGAGGGAAAGACTGAGGGTAAAGCTGCTGGTTCTTCTCGTAAGCAACTCTCTACTCTTCCTTGTCTAGATTATGTGGTAGTTTCTGACACGTTGTCTGGCCTAGGGGCTGGTGAGAGGAGTCGAGAGTCGGATCCTGACGACAGTGCTACTCTGACTGAACATATGAGGAAAAAGGCCCTCGAGGATCACAAGCGCAGGCTTGATGAACAGTCTGCTGCTCATTTTGCTGCTAAAAAGGCGAAACTCCATAAGGAGGCCCCCCCAGCACCCTCGGAGTCTGAGATTGATCTTGGGGTTTTTAGTGGAGGACATGGCAATCTTTTGGAAGAGCTATATGCTGCATCTGCCCCTCCTACTG CGGCCAAGTTTGGCAAGAAACCTCGTATGGTGGATATTTCTCAAATTACGCCACCTGCTTCTCCCCATCGAGGACAGTTGGTTTGA